From a region of the Erythrobacter neustonensis genome:
- a CDS encoding PD-(D/E)XK nuclease family protein → MVDRGGGGLNVYSIAAHRGFADALVAGIVPRYREEGFGLARLTLLVPSTRAARTLSEAFIRHAGETGTGGLLMPRMVAVGDLDLDEKLGAAFDPLGAADIPPASDPVRRWLTLDRLIAEERAGEGMNPLPGRARLNLAREMAQTMDRLLVEEKAVSDLWESEAVLDSVAGLAGHWQRSVRLFLRVIVRWQAELAARGEVDAATRRNLLFDRAARRWRETPPAHPVVAAGVTSASPALARLLRVVAGLPQGAVVLPDLDLAMADDAWEELGLAGASTEPGGPVFAAGDALSHPQYHLKLLLNRMGVNRGEVQQWHRRGIGAADPARARAISSLFLPPQASRSWISLEAKDRRLDGVRLMASATIEEEAQAIALLVREAIAAPEKRVAVVTADRGLARRVAQHLERWNIIADDTAGRPLPLTPAGRLFGLLAGIAANGADPAGLIATFGHPLVRGWDGEVRAEWLKGLRAFDRQLRGPAPAPGMEPLRIAAAKAKVEGWWGEAEALIAPLIDWPAEIALEDALDRLAAVAEALARTMIWEREDGRALGAFVEDLRSTAAMLGTRIETADFAGALRDAMEAVAVRPGYGGHPRIAIYGLLEARMARADLIICGGLNEGSWPQPPGADALLAPAILRALGVPGADFRIGLAAHDLAGAMGAPQVVLSRSLRDAEGPALPSRFLLRVEALLGADLDKEHRERAIPAMLPLIDRRRPPSAPYPRPAPDPSPARRDVPIKVTALDRLLGDPYQFYAQAILDLRQLSPLAADPFSDPALRGTLVHDILDKWHKARKDQPGLPIAPFAAAHFAAERVHPLFRALWQPRLIAALERFETWVDKAQADGRTVLAAEIAGEMEVAGVKVIGRADRIDRLADGTLAIVDYKTGSPPSKKQVEEGFALQLGLLGLIAGQGRFADDKTGQVVTGTAGTFEYWSLGRSKKEGGFGYTETPLKIGDARSGLPPEEFLPHHADKLKLAITRFIKGSEPFLARENPDYQGYNEYDQLMRLEEWLVRMTDKDTEA, encoded by the coding sequence GTGGTTGATCGAGGCGGCGGCGGGCTCAACGTCTATTCGATTGCGGCGCATCGCGGATTTGCCGATGCGCTGGTGGCCGGCATTGTTCCGCGTTACCGCGAAGAGGGCTTCGGGCTTGCGCGGCTGACGCTGCTGGTGCCTTCGACCCGCGCAGCGCGGACGCTGTCGGAGGCCTTTATTCGTCACGCGGGCGAAACCGGCACAGGCGGTTTGCTGATGCCCCGCATGGTGGCGGTGGGCGACCTTGATCTTGACGAGAAACTGGGCGCGGCGTTCGATCCGCTGGGGGCGGCCGACATTCCGCCTGCGAGCGATCCGGTGCGCCGCTGGCTGACGCTCGACCGGCTGATCGCCGAAGAAAGAGCGGGCGAGGGAATGAACCCGTTGCCGGGCAGGGCGAGGCTCAATCTCGCACGCGAAATGGCGCAAACGATGGACCGGCTGCTGGTCGAGGAAAAAGCGGTCAGCGACCTGTGGGAAAGCGAGGCGGTGCTCGACAGCGTTGCAGGGCTTGCCGGACACTGGCAGCGATCGGTGCGGCTGTTTCTGCGGGTCATTGTGCGCTGGCAGGCCGAACTCGCCGCGCGGGGCGAAGTCGATGCCGCGACACGGCGCAACTTGCTGTTCGACCGTGCCGCGCGCCGCTGGCGGGAAACGCCGCCAGCGCACCCTGTGGTCGCTGCCGGCGTGACCAGCGCATCGCCCGCGCTGGCGCGCTTGCTGCGCGTGGTCGCGGGACTACCGCAAGGCGCCGTGGTGCTACCCGACCTCGACCTTGCGATGGCGGACGATGCCTGGGAGGAACTCGGGCTGGCGGGCGCGAGCACCGAACCCGGTGGCCCGGTGTTTGCCGCTGGCGACGCGCTCAGCCACCCGCAATACCACCTCAAGCTGCTGCTCAACCGCATGGGTGTGAACCGCGGCGAGGTGCAGCAATGGCACCGCCGCGGAATCGGCGCGGCCGATCCGGCGCGCGCGCGCGCCATCTCCTCGCTGTTTCTGCCCCCGCAGGCCAGCCGTTCGTGGATTTCGCTCGAGGCGAAGGACCGCAGGCTCGATGGCGTGCGGCTGATGGCGAGCGCGACGATCGAGGAGGAAGCCCAAGCGATCGCGTTGCTGGTGCGCGAAGCCATCGCTGCCCCGGAAAAGCGTGTCGCCGTCGTCACCGCCGATCGCGGGCTTGCGCGGCGGGTGGCGCAGCATCTCGAACGCTGGAATATCATCGCAGACGACACCGCGGGTCGTCCCTTGCCGCTGACGCCCGCGGGCCGCCTGTTCGGGCTGCTGGCCGGGATTGCCGCAAACGGCGCGGACCCTGCCGGGCTGATCGCCACCTTCGGTCACCCGCTGGTGCGCGGGTGGGACGGCGAGGTGCGCGCGGAGTGGCTGAAAGGTCTGCGTGCATTCGACCGCCAACTGCGCGGCCCTGCGCCCGCGCCCGGGATGGAGCCGCTGCGCATCGCCGCCGCCAAGGCCAAGGTTGAAGGGTGGTGGGGCGAGGCCGAGGCGCTGATCGCGCCACTGATCGACTGGCCTGCCGAAATCGCGCTCGAAGATGCGCTCGACCGTTTGGCTGCGGTGGCCGAAGCGCTTGCCCGGACGATGATCTGGGAGCGCGAGGATGGTCGCGCGCTGGGTGCCTTCGTCGAGGATCTGCGGTCGACCGCGGCAATGCTGGGGACCAGGATCGAAACGGCGGACTTTGCCGGCGCATTGCGCGATGCGATGGAAGCTGTCGCGGTGCGTCCGGGTTATGGCGGCCATCCGCGGATTGCGATCTACGGATTGCTCGAAGCGCGGATGGCGCGCGCGGATCTGATCATCTGCGGCGGGCTGAACGAGGGCAGCTGGCCGCAGCCGCCCGGCGCGGACGCGCTGCTTGCCCCCGCGATCCTGCGCGCGTTGGGTGTGCCGGGCGCGGATTTTCGCATCGGGCTGGCCGCGCACGATCTGGCGGGCGCAATGGGCGCGCCGCAGGTGGTCTTGTCGCGCAGTCTGCGCGACGCCGAAGGGCCGGCGCTGCCGTCGCGCTTCCTGCTGCGGGTCGAAGCGCTGCTCGGCGCGGATCTCGACAAGGAGCATCGCGAGCGCGCGATCCCGGCGATGCTGCCGCTGATCGATCGTCGGCGTCCGCCATCCGCACCCTATCCGCGCCCCGCGCCCGATCCTTCGCCAGCGCGGCGCGATGTCCCGATCAAGGTCACCGCGCTCGACCGGCTGCTGGGCGATCCTTACCAGTTCTACGCGCAGGCGATCCTCGATCTGCGGCAACTGTCGCCGCTTGCCGCCGATCCCTTCAGCGATCCTGCACTGCGCGGCACACTGGTGCACGACATCCTCGATAAATGGCACAAGGCGCGCAAGGATCAGCCGGGATTGCCGATTGCCCCTTTCGCCGCGGCGCATTTCGCGGCCGAACGCGTGCATCCGCTGTTCCGCGCCCTGTGGCAGCCGCGGCTGATTGCCGCGCTCGAACGGTTCGAAACATGGGTCGACAAGGCACAGGCGGATGGCCGCACGGTGCTCGCCGCCGAGATCGCGGGCGAGATGGAGGTTGCCGGCGTCAAGGTGATCGGCCGCGCCGACCGGATCGACAGGCTCGCCGACGGTACGCTTGCGATCGTCGACTACAAGACCGGCAGCCCCCCTTCGAAAAAGCAGGTTGAAGAGGGCTTCGCATTGCAGCTCGGATTGCTCGGCCTGATCGCCGGACAGGGCCGGTTTGCCGATGACAAGACGGGCCAGGTCGTCACGGGAACGGCCGGCACGTTCGAATATTGGTCGCTTGGCCGGTCCAAGAAAGAGGGCGGGTTCGGCTACACCGAGACGCCGTTGAAAATCGGCGATGCCAGAAGCGGGCTTCCTCCCGAAGAATTCCTGCCGCATCACGCCGACAAGCTGAAGCTGGCGATCACCCGCTTCATCAAGGGCAGCGAACCTTTTCTGGCGCGGGAAAATCCGGATTACCAAGGCTATAACGAATATGACCAGCTGATGCGGCTCGAAGAATGGCTGGTGCGCATGACGGACAAGGACACCGAAGCATGA
- the addA gene encoding double-strand break repair helicase AddA has translation MSGGNGLVHPLQDNQLLAADPEANVWLSASAGTGKTQVLSARVLRLLLREDVAPSQILCLTFTKAGAAEMANRINAVLARWVRLPETALAKELRHLGADFDPETIARARSLFASVLDCPGGGLRIDTIHAFAQFLIGNFPEEAGLAPGTVVLDDRSRELLAREVLTDLFEEAERTNDVRVLDGLALFTTRKDPGALHKWLMRAADAHEMWEGPGSWQSPMAARVRQTLGMPADADADEAWAAEPLDPDIFPDDALIAMLPALDAWKTAKTGIESAAFIRQWVNMALADRVLAVSRFLSTVLKADGEPRKMDGAVKHDPDIPAYQQVIADALREYETRRAMLSCAEIVTSSLEIGRAFAVRWEARKAREGLLDFPDLIRKAASLLEQSDAADWIRYKLDRHFDHILIDEAQDTNQNQWDIVEALIDDFFSGEGARGDKLRTIFTVGDYKQAIFGFQGTSPENFAKAKVRIHARIEAARHGIRTSRENRREPGWHDLDLGRSFRTADIVLGFVNRVIAHLGFGEFGLDKPPTDHVGAQRPGLVTLWPPVMPDKGETQSDDDITDDGAASGEQNWLPRHDTLLADRIAQQVQRWVSGAEPFVLEKGTRRHAAAGDVMVLVRQRKELAAQIVAKLYARGVPVAGVDRLRLGAPLAVRDVLAALRFAAQPQDDLSLANLLASPLIGWSQDDILAHVPRPAKVRLWDHLRRPDAPEPVLETAERLRDLLRRTDYQTPQALITWLLTGPWQGRARLVERLGAEANDPLDELINAAFAYEAEHWPSLSGFIAWFDAGTGDLKRDSDAASGQVRVMTVHGSKGLQAPIVILADATGAPGEAGDLALDDAPLGHKPDRRRAVPLPPLTKDEKRGPIVEAEEARKRAALQEHWRLLYVAITRAEEALFIGGSLNRNEAKKRVPHDDSWYARLAPLFEGEELPDNLWGWRKEWGEAAEPLVSDADIHPDAPAQASLPDWAVTPIGPEPRPPRPLAPSAAGEDGAGQPPLDPQANRLAARRGSLIHALLERLPDVPPAERVEAARGWLLRQAADIADDAREEMLAAALGVIGDPAFAALFSPAALAEVPLAATVGGVVVAGTADRLLIEDSSVTVVDFKTTRRPPVSAADIPVATIRQMAAYVAALETIYPGRAVRALVLYTHAPQMFELDPPTLSLHKNALQMPQQSLLPAHIE, from the coding sequence ATGAGCGGCGGCAACGGCCTCGTCCATCCCTTGCAGGACAACCAGCTGCTGGCCGCAGACCCGGAAGCGAATGTCTGGCTTTCGGCGTCGGCGGGGACGGGCAAGACGCAGGTTCTCTCCGCGCGCGTGCTGCGACTGCTGCTGCGCGAGGATGTCGCGCCGTCGCAGATCCTGTGCCTCACTTTCACCAAGGCCGGCGCCGCCGAGATGGCCAACCGCATCAACGCGGTTCTGGCGCGCTGGGTGCGTTTGCCGGAAACCGCGCTTGCAAAGGAACTCAGGCATCTGGGAGCCGATTTTGATCCGGAGACGATCGCGCGCGCGCGAAGTCTGTTTGCCAGCGTGCTCGATTGTCCGGGCGGCGGCCTGCGGATCGATACGATCCACGCCTTTGCCCAGTTCCTGATCGGCAATTTCCCCGAGGAGGCCGGGCTTGCCCCCGGAACGGTGGTGCTCGACGATCGCAGCCGCGAATTGCTGGCGCGCGAAGTGCTCACCGATCTGTTCGAGGAAGCCGAACGCACGAATGACGTCCGCGTGCTCGACGGGCTCGCTCTCTTTACCACCCGCAAGGATCCTGGCGCGCTCCACAAGTGGCTGATGCGCGCTGCCGATGCGCACGAGATGTGGGAAGGGCCCGGAAGCTGGCAATCGCCGATGGCGGCGCGGGTGCGCCAGACGCTTGGAATGCCGGCGGACGCGGACGCGGACGAGGCGTGGGCCGCGGAGCCGCTGGATCCCGATATCTTCCCCGATGATGCGCTGATCGCGATGCTGCCAGCGCTCGACGCCTGGAAAACAGCCAAGACCGGAATTGAGAGTGCCGCGTTCATCAGGCAATGGGTGAACATGGCGTTGGCCGATCGGGTGTTGGCGGTATCGCGATTTCTCTCGACCGTGCTGAAGGCCGATGGCGAACCGCGCAAGATGGACGGCGCGGTCAAGCACGATCCCGACATACCGGCCTATCAGCAAGTTATCGCCGACGCGCTGCGCGAATACGAAACCCGGCGCGCGATGCTGTCCTGCGCCGAGATCGTTACGTCTTCGCTCGAAATCGGACGGGCGTTCGCGGTGCGCTGGGAAGCGCGCAAGGCGCGTGAGGGCCTGCTCGATTTTCCCGACCTGATCCGCAAGGCGGCCAGCCTGCTCGAACAGTCCGATGCCGCGGACTGGATCCGCTACAAGCTCGATCGCCATTTCGATCACATCCTGATCGACGAGGCGCAGGATACCAACCAGAACCAGTGGGATATCGTCGAGGCGCTGATCGACGACTTCTTCAGCGGTGAAGGCGCGCGCGGTGACAAGCTGCGCACGATCTTCACCGTCGGCGATTACAAGCAGGCGATCTTCGGATTTCAGGGCACCAGTCCCGAAAACTTCGCCAAGGCCAAAGTGCGCATACACGCAAGGATCGAAGCCGCGCGGCACGGCATCCGGACATCGCGCGAGAACCGGCGCGAACCGGGTTGGCACGATCTTGACCTCGGCCGGTCCTTCCGCACCGCCGATATCGTGCTAGGTTTCGTCAACCGGGTGATCGCGCATCTGGGCTTTGGCGAATTCGGGCTCGACAAGCCGCCGACCGATCATGTTGGCGCGCAGCGTCCCGGGCTGGTCACGCTGTGGCCTCCGGTGATGCCCGACAAGGGCGAGACACAGAGCGACGATGATATCACCGATGACGGTGCGGCGAGCGGCGAGCAGAACTGGTTGCCCCGTCACGATACGCTGCTGGCCGACCGGATCGCGCAGCAGGTGCAGCGCTGGGTCAGCGGGGCCGAGCCGTTCGTTCTCGAAAAGGGGACGCGTCGTCACGCGGCCGCTGGAGACGTCATGGTGCTGGTGCGCCAGCGCAAGGAACTCGCCGCGCAGATCGTGGCCAAGCTTTATGCGCGCGGTGTGCCGGTTGCCGGGGTCGATCGGCTGCGGCTGGGTGCGCCGCTGGCGGTCAGGGACGTGCTGGCGGCGCTGCGCTTTGCCGCGCAGCCGCAGGACGATCTCAGCCTCGCAAACCTACTTGCCTCGCCGCTGATCGGGTGGAGCCAAGACGACATTCTGGCGCATGTCCCGCGTCCCGCAAAGGTGCGCCTTTGGGACCACTTGCGGCGGCCGGATGCGCCTGAGCCGGTGCTCGAAACCGCCGAGCGCCTGCGCGATCTGTTGCGGCGCACGGATTATCAGACTCCGCAGGCGCTCATCACTTGGCTCCTGACCGGCCCGTGGCAGGGCCGGGCGCGGCTGGTCGAACGGCTGGGGGCCGAGGCCAACGATCCGCTCGACGAACTGATCAACGCCGCCTTCGCCTACGAAGCCGAGCATTGGCCCAGCCTTTCGGGTTTCATCGCGTGGTTCGATGCCGGGACGGGCGATCTCAAACGCGATTCGGATGCGGCGAGCGGGCAGGTCAGGGTGATGACCGTGCACGGATCGAAGGGCTTGCAAGCCCCGATCGTGATCCTCGCCGATGCAACCGGTGCGCCGGGGGAGGCGGGCGATCTTGCACTCGACGATGCGCCGCTTGGCCACAAGCCCGATCGCCGCCGCGCCGTTCCGTTGCCGCCGCTGACCAAGGACGAGAAGCGCGGCCCCATCGTCGAGGCTGAGGAAGCGCGCAAGCGGGCCGCGCTGCAGGAGCATTGGCGGCTGCTGTATGTCGCGATCACGCGCGCGGAAGAGGCGCTGTTCATCGGCGGATCGCTCAACCGCAACGAGGCGAAGAAGCGCGTTCCGCATGACGACAGCTGGTATGCAAGGCTCGCCCCGCTGTTCGAGGGCGAAGAACTGCCCGACAATCTGTGGGGCTGGCGCAAGGAATGGGGCGAGGCTGCCGAACCACTGGTGAGCGATGCCGACATCCACCCCGATGCACCCGCCCAAGCCAGCCTGCCCGACTGGGCGGTGACCCCGATCGGGCCAGAACCGCGCCCGCCGCGCCCGCTCGCGCCTTCGGCCGCAGGCGAGGATGGCGCAGGCCAGCCGCCGCTCGATCCGCAGGCCAACCGCCTTGCCGCCCGGCGCGGGAGCCTGATCCATGCCCTGCTCGAACGCCTGCCCGACGTGCCGCCTGCCGAACGCGTGGAGGCGGCGCGCGGCTGGTTGCTGCGGCAGGCAGCGGACATTGCGGACGACGCGCGGGAGGAGATGCTCGCCGCCGCGCTTGGCGTGATCGGCGATCCCGCCTTTGCCGCGCTGTTTTCGCCCGCGGCGCTTGCCGAAGTGCCCTTGGCCGCGACCGTTGGCGGGGTGGTGGTGGCAGGCACCGCCGACCGGTTGCTGATCGAGGATTCGAGCGTGACCGTGGTCGATTTCAAGACCACCCGGCGACCACCGGTAAGCGCTGCCGATATTCCGGTTGCGACCATCCGCCAGATGGCTGCCTATGTCGCGGCGCTCGAGACGATCTACCCCGGCCGCGCGGTGCGCGCGCTGGTGCTTTACACCCATGCGCCGCAGATGTTCGAACTCGACCCGCCGACACTGTCGCTACACAAGAACGCGTTGCAGATGCCGCAGCAATCCTTGTTACCAGCCCATATTGAGTGA
- the trxA gene encoding thioredoxin codes for MATVNVTDASFAADVLNSETPVLVDFWADWCGPCKMIAPALEEISDELGDKVKIAKVDIMENTDVAAQMGVQSIPLMLLFKNGEVVARKLGAAPKSQLKAWLESEL; via the coding sequence ATGGCAACCGTGAATGTAACCGATGCGAGCTTTGCCGCCGATGTGCTGAACAGCGAAACCCCGGTGCTGGTGGATTTCTGGGCGGACTGGTGCGGCCCGTGCAAGATGATCGCGCCTGCGCTCGAGGAAATCAGCGACGAGCTTGGTGACAAGGTCAAGATCGCCAAGGTCGACATCATGGAAAACACCGATGTCGCAGCCCAGATGGGCGTGCAGTCGATCCCGCTGATGCTGTTGTTCAAGAATGGCGAAGTCGTCGCGCGCAAGCTTGGCGCTGCGCCCAAGAGCCAGCTCAAGGCCTGGCTCGAAAGCGAACTCTGA
- a CDS encoding inositol monophosphatase family protein — protein MSALNDEIHDLMRFAAQRSMLPRFRNLAAGEVEMKGKDDPVTIVDLEVEAFLTEALTRLAPGVAVVGEEAVHADKAVLDHLKHQCWIIDPLDGTANFAEGKEPFGIIIALADAGETVAGWIYDPLKDRFCHAQRGAGAFVNGEQVIARTTGQTPPVTAVSRIFLTPEQSAMVDEKLAPHYTLVDIPRCAAEQYPRLALGENDVSSFQRTLAWDHAAGVLWLNEAGGKAARLDGSAYRVDQHDAPGLVGASSPAIWDAFVGRALG, from the coding sequence GTGAGCGCTTTGAACGATGAAATCCACGACCTGATGCGGTTTGCCGCGCAGCGTTCGATGTTGCCGCGGTTTCGCAACCTTGCCGCCGGTGAGGTCGAAATGAAGGGCAAGGACGATCCGGTCACGATCGTCGACCTCGAGGTCGAAGCCTTCCTGACCGAGGCGCTGACCCGGCTTGCCCCCGGGGTCGCGGTGGTGGGCGAGGAAGCGGTGCATGCCGACAAGGCAGTGCTCGACCACCTCAAGCACCAGTGCTGGATCATCGATCCGCTCGACGGGACGGCCAATTTTGCCGAAGGCAAGGAACCCTTCGGAATCATCATCGCGCTCGCCGATGCGGGCGAGACGGTGGCGGGGTGGATCTACGATCCGCTGAAAGACCGGTTCTGCCACGCGCAACGCGGGGCGGGCGCATTCGTGAACGGTGAACAGGTCATCGCGCGCACCACCGGGCAGACCCCGCCCGTCACCGCGGTCAGCCGGATTTTTCTGACCCCCGAACAATCGGCAATGGTCGATGAAAAATTGGCACCGCATTACACGCTGGTCGACATTCCGCGTTGCGCTGCCGAACAATATCCGCGCCTCGCGCTGGGCGAAAACGACGTGTCGAGTTTCCAGCGCACGCTCGCCTGGGATCATGCCGCGGGCGTGTTGTGGCTGAACGAGGCCGGCGGAAAGGCAGCCCGGCTCGACGGCAGCGCCTACCGGGTCGACCAGCACGATGCGCCGGGACTGGTGGGCGCATCATCGCCCGCAATCTGGGATGCCTTCGTCGGCCGCGCGCTGGGCTAG
- the argJ gene encoding bifunctional glutamate N-acetyltransferase/amino-acid acetyltransferase ArgJ gives MQIDRSPLARPFPALPAIAGVTLRVARARYKTWDRCDLTIAELAEGTSAAGVFTKSACASSEVELGREAVKLGRARALVVNAGNSNAFTGWRGRAAVEAIRAQVSGALGCGLDDVFVSSTGVIGVPLPIDKAEAGIAAALNAQPCGWEDAANAIGTTDTFTKGAGAAAMIGPYRVELAGIIKGSGMIAPDMATMLGYVFTDADVAPAFLQEALERANAATFSCITVDGDTSTSDTVMAFATGKAGNPRIENWDSAGADAFAAALTDVCRQLAQLVVRDGEGARKFITIRVSGAASDASARTIGLAIANSPLVKTAIAGEDANWGRVVMAVGKAGEPADRDRLSIAFGGVWAARNGVPVEDYDEAPVAAHLKGEEIDIAVDLGLGDGHAIVWTCDLTHGYIAINADYRS, from the coding sequence ATGCAGATCGATCGTTCCCCCCTCGCCCGCCCCTTCCCCGCGCTTCCTGCAATTGCGGGCGTCACGCTGCGCGTTGCCCGGGCGCGGTACAAGACATGGGATCGCTGCGACCTGACGATCGCCGAACTGGCCGAGGGCACCAGTGCCGCAGGGGTCTTCACCAAGAGCGCCTGCGCCTCGTCCGAAGTCGAACTGGGCCGCGAGGCGGTGAAGCTGGGCCGCGCACGGGCGCTGGTGGTCAATGCGGGCAATTCCAACGCCTTTACCGGCTGGCGCGGACGCGCCGCGGTCGAAGCGATCCGGGCGCAGGTATCGGGGGCGCTGGGCTGCGGTCTCGACGATGTGTTCGTCTCCTCGACCGGCGTGATCGGCGTGCCCTTGCCGATCGACAAGGCCGAGGCCGGGATCGCCGCCGCGCTCAATGCGCAGCCGTGCGGGTGGGAGGATGCCGCCAATGCGATCGGTACCACCGACACTTTCACCAAGGGCGCGGGCGCAGCTGCGATGATCGGGCCCTACCGCGTGGAACTGGCGGGGATCATCAAGGGATCGGGCATGATCGCCCCCGATATGGCGACGATGCTGGGTTATGTCTTCACCGATGCCGACGTGGCGCCGGCCTTCCTGCAAGAGGCGCTGGAACGCGCGAACGCCGCGACGTTCAGCTGCATCACCGTCGATGGCGATACGTCGACCAGCGACACGGTGATGGCATTCGCGACCGGCAAGGCCGGCAACCCGCGGATCGAAAACTGGGACAGCGCGGGCGCGGATGCCTTTGCCGCGGCGTTGACCGATGTCTGCCGTCAACTCGCGCAGCTCGTGGTGCGCGATGGCGAAGGCGCGCGCAAGTTCATCACCATCCGGGTAAGCGGCGCGGCGAGCGATGCCAGCGCGCGCACGATCGGGCTGGCGATCGCCAATTCGCCGCTGGTCAAGACCGCGATCGCGGGCGAGGATGCCAATTGGGGCCGCGTGGTCATGGCGGTGGGCAAGGCCGGCGAGCCGGCGGACCGCGACCGGCTGTCGATTGCGTTCGGCGGGGTCTGGGCCGCGCGCAACGGGGTTCCGGTCGAAGATTACGACGAGGCCCCCGTCGCCGCGCACCTGAAGGGCGAGGAAATCGATATCGCGGTCGATCTCGGGCTTGGCGATGGCCACGCGATCGTGTGGACCTGCGATCTCACGCATGGCTACATCGCGATCAACGCGGATTATCGTTCGTGA